Within the Carassius gibelio isolate Cgi1373 ecotype wild population from Czech Republic chromosome B15, carGib1.2-hapl.c, whole genome shotgun sequence genome, the region caacccaagatggccatcagcccagccccacagcccaagatggccgccaacctagcgtcacagcccaagatggccgccagcccagcaccacagcacaagatggccgactcaacgccacggactccccatcgtagagggcggaggaggagacaggcagctgctgttcccgaggcggagcccgaggcagttcccgaagcggtgcccgaggctgttcccgaggcggtgcccgatgcagttcccgaggcggagcccgatgcagttcccgaggcggtgcccgatgcagttcccgaggcggtgcccgatgctgtttccgaggcggtgcccgatgcagttcccgaggcggtgcccgatgctgtttccgaggcggtgcccgatgcagttcccgaggcggtgcccgatgcagttcccgaggcgaagcccgatgcagttcccgatgcagttcccgaggcggtgcccgatgctgtttccgaggcggtgccctatgcagttcccgaggcggagcccgatgcagttcccgaggcggtgctcgatgcagttcccgaggcggtgctcgatgcagtttccgaggcggtgcccgatgcagtttccgaggcggtgctcgatgcagttcccgaggcggtgcccgatgctgtttccgaggcggtgcccgatgctgtttccgaggcggtgcccgatgcagttcccgaggcggagcccgatgcagttcccgaggcggtgcccgatgctgttcccgaggcggtgcccgatgctgtttccgaggcggtgcccgatgcagttcccgaggcggtgcccgatgctgttcccgaggcggagcccgatgctgtttccgaggcggagcccgatgcagttcccgaggcggtgcccgatgctgttcccgaggccgaggtcgttcccgaggtggtgcccgatgctgttcccgaggcgaagcccgatgctgttcccgaggcggtgcccgatgctgttcccgaggcggtgcccgatgctgttcccgaggcggtgcccgatgctgtttccgaggcggtgctcgatgcagttcccgaggcggtgcccgatgcagttcccgaggcggtgcccgatgcagttcccgaggcggtgcccgatgctgttcccgaggcggagcccgatgctgttcccgaggcggagcccgatgcagttcccgatgctgtttccgaggcggtgcccgatgctgtttccgaggcggtgccctatgcagttcccgaggcggagcccgatgcagttcccgaggcggagcccgatgctgttcccgaggcggagcccgatgctgttcccgaggcggagcccgatgcagttcccgatgctgtttccgaggcggtgccctatgcagttcccgaggcggagcccgatgcagttctcgaggcggagcccgatgcagttcccgaggcggagcccgatgcagttcccgaggcggtgctcgatgcagttcccgaggcggtgcccgatgctgttcccgaggcggtgcccgatgctgtttccgaggcggtgcccgatgcagttcccgaggcggtgcccgatgcagttcccgaggcggagcccgatgcagttcccgaggcggagcccgatgctgttcccgaggcggagcccgatgctgttcccgaggcggagcccgatgctgttcccgaggcggagcccgatgctgttcccgaggcggagcccgatgctgttcccgaggcggagcccgatgcagttcccgaggcggagcccgatgcagttcccgaggcggagcccgatgcagttcccgaggcagtgcccgatgctgttcccgaggccgaggtcgttcccgaggcggtgcccgatgcagttcccgaggcggagcccgatgctgttcccgaggcggtgcccgatgctgttcccgaggcggtgcccgatgctgttcccgaggcggtgcccgaggttgttcccgaggcggtgcccgatgttgttcccgaggcggtgtccgttacagttcccgaggcggtgaccacaaggccgtggtggtcttcggctccgtcctgggggactctggcggtgaccacgaggacgtggtggtcgtccgctccaccctgggggactctggtgatgaccatgaggacgtggtggtcttctgctccgacctggtggactccggcctcgaccacagagacgtggtggtcttccgctccgccctggagggctctggccttgaccacacggctgtggtggtcatctgctccgtcctagtggacgcctcaacatgtccttcatggacttatgttttgtgttttttgagttttgtttctgtctgttctctttagtttagtctggccctccgtccctccccctgtacctcctccggtcctcctccctcctgatctcccggttttatgtatcatttctggtgtttgtcccccatgtgttccttttctggccctccgtccctccccctgagcctccacctgtccgcctccctcctggtctctgtgtcatgttttgtctttaagcgtctggtagccgctccgttgagggggggtactgtcacagtgtctgggttgttgttccccggggttccactagatgtcctccttctcacggtgcctgtcccagatcacttcctgttcccttatatggtcaccttcctccttgttacctgattgattgttcaccccacctgtctcctgtttcccaattatccttctgtgtataaatacccagtctgtcttagtctatgtcacggagtccttgtctgatgtcattgtgtttcaggtccatcagtcttgctttgtcttaccctatgtgtctcattctctcgttccaccagacttcctctacctttccgttcttccgagttccccgtttcatccggttccctttttgtttgatttgtctctcatgactgtttattttgtatttacccctctgtttaaataaaacccttacctgcatttggatctaccctctctttgtgtttttcccca harbors:
- the LOC127972823 gene encoding titin-like — protein: MPRSSGVGFRIGSPATMEERRGRYQNLITLHQEGSEVGGLAQLFWTMAVGLGYNDAALKDLFNNCLDDPLPSWEMKGLEILDFWGFTNYLHHRAQWGATTTPECPDKAASSAPQHKMAANPAPQPKMAISPAPQPKMAANLASQPKMAASPAPQHKMADSTPRTPHRRGRRRRQAAAVPEAEPEAVPEAVPEAVPEAVPDAVPEAEPDAVPEAVPDAVPEAVPDAVSEAVPDAVPEAVPDAVSEAVPDAVPEAVPDAVPEAKPDAVPDAVPEAVPDAVSEAVPYAVPEAEPDAVPEAVLDAVPEAVLDAVSEAVPDAVSEAVLDAVPEAVPDAVSEAVPDAVSEAVPDAVPEAEPDAVPEAVPDAVPEAVPDAVSEAVPDAVPEAVPDAVPEAEPDAVSEAEPDAVPEAVPDAVPEAEVVPEAVPDAVPEAEPDAVPEAEPDAVPEAEPDAVPEAEPDAVPEAEPDAVPEAEPDAVPEAEPDAVPEAEPDAVPEAEPDAVPEAVPDAVPEAEVVPEAVPDAVPEAEPDAVPEAVPDAVPEAVPDAVPEAVPEVVPEAVPDVVPEAVSVTVPEAVTTRPWWSSAPSWGTLAVTTRTWWSSAPPWGTLVMTMRTWWSSAPTWWTPASTTETWWSSAPPWRALALTTRLWWSSAPS